The Vibrio tubiashii DNA window TGGCTTAGAAACCTTCCTCCAGCTAGTGACAACAGATGCTAAAGGTTATCACGTGCCAGAAGTGTCGATTGAAGATGAGCCACGCTTTAAATGGCGTGGTGTTTCATACGATACGTCACGTCACTTTATCGAGTTCGACGTGATTTTACGTCAGCTTGATGCGATGGCATCGGCGAAGATGAACGTCTTCCACTGGCACATTTGGGATGACCAAGCGATTCGTATTCAGCTAGATAACTACACTAAGCTCTGGTCTGAAACGGCAGATGGTGACTACTACACCAAAGACGAGATTCGTTATGTGGTGAACTACGCGCGTAATCTTGGCATTCGTGTTATTCCTGAAATTTCTCTACCAGGGCATGCTTCCGCGGTTGCTCATGCTTATCCAGAATTGATGTCTGGTGTCGGCGAGCAAGCTTACCCTCAGCAGCGTGGATGGGGCGTGTTTGAGCCGCTGATGGACCCAACCAACCCAGAACTGTACACCATGCTCGAAAGTGTCTTTGATGAGGTGGTGGAGCTGTTCCCTGATGAGTACTTCCATATTGGCGGCGACGAGCCGAACTACAAGCAGTGGAAAGAAAACCCGAACATTCAGAAGTTTATTGCTGACAATAACCTAGATGGTGAACGTGGCCTGCAATCTTATCTCAACACGAAAGTGGAAAAGATGCTTGAGCAGCGTGGTAAGAAAATGTCTGGTTGGGATGAGATCTGGCATAAAGACTTGCCGACTTCAATTGTTATCCAAAGTTGGCGTGGACACGACAGTATTGGTCGTGCCGCTAAAGAAGGGTATCAAGGGGTACTTTCAACGGGTTACTACCTAGACCAGCCGCAACCGACAAGCTACCACTACCGCAATGACCCAATGCCAGCAGGTATTACCGTTGACGATAAATTGCATAGTGGTGAGCGATTCGCAACCTACGACTGGGTTAAACCGCGTAATAAAGGTGGCCCACGTAAAGGTAATCTGACCATCATCGAAGCAAAAGATGGCACTTACCGCGCGTTTACTGATTACAACGGTAAGTCTCGCCAAGAAGTTCATATTCTTGAATATGTGCCGGGCAAAGTGTTCCGCGGTCATTTCGACAACTTTATGTCCTACACCGAGTTCAACTATGAGTTTGCTGGTGGCAAGCTTAAGCCAAGTAGTTATCAGCTTATCGGTAACGTTCGCTGGCCTGCGACAGGTGAGCTAGTGGCAGGAAGTTCAATCAAGGGGTCTGTTATTCCTCAGCCAAACGGCGGCTACCCTGCTGAACTAACCAAAGATGAACAGAAACTCATCTTGGGTGGTGAAATTACCATTTGGGGTGAAAACCTTGACTCAATGACTATCGAGCAGCGTTTGTGGCCGCGTAGCTACGCGATTGCTGAGCGTTTATGGTCTAGCCAAGAGCTTACTGATGAGCGCAGCATGTATCGTCGTATGAATGTGATGGATACGTGGTCTGAAGTCTCCGTTGGCTTACGTCATCACGCTGACGCCAATATGATGCTTAAGCGCCTCGCAAATGGTGCGGATGTGATGCCTTTACAAACACTGGCTAAGTACATTGAACCAGCGCAGTATTACGCGCGTCACTGGGAGAAGTGGATATCAACGCCGAACAAAGGCGATCTTTACAACCAATATGAACGCTTAAATCGCTTTGCTGATGCGCTACCGGTAGAAAGCTTGGCGGTATATCAGATGAATGATTTGGTTGAGGCGTTTGCTAAGGGTGATAAAGCCGCTCTGGTTACATTGCAAGGCTATTATCAAGCGGTGAAGTTTGCAGCCACTCAGGCTAAGCCAATCTTTGCAGCGAATGTCGCGTCAGTTGATACGGTTGCAGTGGCAGACGCAAGTGTGCGAGTAGCAGACTTAGCCTTAACGTTAATTGAAACGGCTAAGCAGGGTCACCAAGTTCGTGCAGCGGATGCGGCAGAGTATCAAGCATTGATTGATCAAAATGCCATCATCATTGATGAAACGATTGTCGCCATTGTTAAACCAACTGAGAGCTTACTTAAAACTCTGAGTAAATAATGGTTAAACCATTTGCCGTTAGGGTCTGTTGACCTTTTGAGCTGATTTTTGCAGCAGTTTGTGGGTTCTTTATGCAAGGCAGAGGCTTTGAATTGTAGCTGCTCTACCTGATAAGCTGATAACGCAGCAGAAGGGAACCACAAATGCTGCCCGAAGGGTTCGGCTAAAAGCGTTTTACTCTTTGTTGAGAGGTGTTTTGCTTAGAATGACTAGGCGGCAAACCTCTCGCCGCGATTAAAACGCTTTTATCTCGAACAAAATTTAACCGCAAAAGGTCAACAGGCCCTAGCGTCTCCTAGCGGCAAACTCCTTTTTATTTGGATGTATTACAATGCAAGTAAGCGGTCACTTACGGTTTTTCATCGGAACCTACACTGATTCCCCGAGTCAGAGCCAAGGCATTGCTCAAATCAGCTTAAATCCACAGACTGGTGAACTGACTCGCCTCGACAATTTCTACCCACTACGTAATCTTTCTTACCTCAAACAAACCCGCCAAGCTCTATATAGTTTTTCAGAAGTTGCTCAGCAAGACGGCGCACAACTTGTCTGTATGCAAGGGGGCATCAATCACGCGCTGCCTATTTTAGGCGACTACCCTTGCCATTTAGACGTTTGCGAGAATAACCAATATCTTGCCGTTGCCAACTACGGTTCTGGTGATGTCAACGTGTTTGCTCTTGGCGATGATGGTGTACCAAGAGAGCTCGTGACGACGCTGTTTGAAGAGGGTAAAGGCCCCAATCTTGATAGACAAGCGTCCCCGCATGCGCACCAAGTCGTGTTTCAGCGCACGGAAAAAGCGTTGGTAAGCGTGGATTTAGGCAGCGATGCCATCCGCTTCTATCACATTGAGCAAAACCAATTTCTCTTGCAACAAACGCTAGCTTTAACACCTGGGTCTGGACCTCGCCATTTGGTGTTCAATCGCTCTGAAGATAAAGCTTATGTTGTGTGTGAGTTAAGTGAAACCTTGGTTGTGCTGACTAAAACAGGCGCTGGCTGGCAAGTGTCACAGCAGTCAGACTTAATCCCAAATAGGGAGAAAGGAGAAGCGGCGTCCGCGATTAAGTTGTCGCTAGACGAGAGGTTTATTTATGTGTCATGTCGACAGCAGAACGTGTTGAGCTGCTTTGATGTTTCGCAACCTACAGCGCAATGGCTTGGCTTAACCGATTGTGGCGGTGATTTTCCGCGTGATTTTACGATTAGCGCTTGTGGCGAGTGGGTAGTCGTCGCTAACCAGCATTCCAATAATCTTACTAGCTTTCGTCGTGATTTGAAGACGGGAGCCTTAGTCGCAACAGGATACCAGTGCCAAGTTGCCGCACCTGTCTGCGTAATTGAACAAAATAACGATTGAGAACAGTATGACAATCCACCGTATTAACCCTACAAAACGTTGGTCAGATGTAACGGTATTTAATGGCATTGCCCACTTTGTCGAAGTGGCTGAAACGGATACCTCCGCAGATATTAAGGGTCAAGTGCAGCAGATTTTTGATCAAGCTGAGCAGATGCTGGCAAGCGTCGATAGCGATAAAACGCGTATTTTGTCGGTCACTATCTACGTGACAGACTTTGCCAATTTCGATGCCCTTAATGAAGTATGGGATAACTGGTTTGTGGAAGGCACAGCGCCAAGTCGTGCCTGCGTTAAAGTCGAACTTGCAGATCCTAACCTGTTGGTTGAAATGGCGTTTGTCGCGGCTGCGGGTGAAAAGTATCAGTAGTATTTGCTGAGCAGAAACGTAAAAGGTAGCGAAATCGCTACCTTTTTTGATCGTGTATTTGCCGCGTGATTACGCTTTTTGTAGGTCGCGAGCTGGGTAAGTCAGTGTCATACCATCTACTGTTACTCGAACGTAGAAGCCGCCGCTGCTTAGACCAACAACCACCATCTTACCGAAATCAACGCCTTTTGTTGCGACAACAACATCATCAATTGCAAACATGGAAACACCTTGAAGTTAATGGATAGAATTAATCTCTCGGCGCGGATTTAAACAGCAATTGCTCCTGACAACTAATCAGGTTTTTTGTCGTCACAATCAAATAAATTACTTGTAGTGTAAGCTTACAATTTGACTACGCTTGTTAGTTTAAATTGTTGTTTTTAAATGAGTCTACGTAAGCTTTATCTTCTTTCATAATATGGTTTTTAAGCCAGTTTTTGAGAAACGTCATTAACTCATCGCCGATGTCTTCCCCTCTTTCAACGCGACGCTGAAAATCTAAGACCTCTTTTACCAACTGTTGATGCGCCTCCACATGATGACTGGTTTGCTCGTAGCCGATTTGTTCGAACAATGTCTCTTCGTATGCAAAGTGGTTAGCAGTGTAGTCAATCAACCCTTGTACGACGCGTTTGATAGATGACAACCCGTAGTTATGTTTCAGCAAGTAGTAGAGCTCGTTGATAAGGTGAAGTAAGGTTTGGTGCTGTCTATTTATTTCCGGTAATCCGATATCGAGTTGAGCGTTCCATTCCATCAACTTTTCTCGCTTGGCTTCATGGGCTTCAATTTGATTCGCATCGGTTGCAAAGCGATGGAGTAAGGAGTCAATTTCCCCAGACAAATTACGTACGGTAATACTGGCAATCAAGGTTTCCTGAGTGGCACGTACGTTGTTATCGGATTCCGAGGCGATAAGCGCTAGGCTCTCTTGTAAGCTATGAGTTTGCCCTAGTTGTTGCTCGGAGGATTGAGCAATATGTTGACCGTAAGTACGTACCTCGTCGATTTGTTGGTTAAGCTCTTTGAATGTGTGCTCTGCAGTCGACGCAATTTCTAATGAGCGTTGCATGCTCGATTTGTTCTCTTGCATGGTTTCTAGCACGTCGTCTGTTTTTGCTTGAAGGTTGGTAATCTTAGTCCGGATCTCTTCGGTTGCTTCTTGAGTCCTTTGTGATAAAGAGCGGACTTCGTCTGCAACGACGGCAAACCCTCGGCCTTGTTCGCCTGCGCGGGCACTTTCTATTGCTGCATTAAGTGCTAGCAAGTTGGTTTGCTCGGCAATGGAACCTATGGTTTCCATCACTTGGCTAATTTGCGCGGTTTCTTCCATCAGTGACTGAAAATGTTCATTAGAGTTATCGATATGCTGATTGGCGTTATCGAGAGCTTGCTCTAGGGCAATCATATCCCGCGTACCTTGGTCTGCTTTGACTTTTGCCTGATTGGCCAATGTCGCCGTTGACTCACAGTAGCTAGAGACATTCTGAGTGATTTCAGAGAGCTGTCCGATGATCTCTTTAGCGCTATCTACATCTTGCTTTTGGCCTAGCGCTCCTGTTTTGGAAATGCCCGAATCTTTTTGGACAGTGCCAGCGACTTCGACTAAACGAGCGGTTGATTTGCGAAGTGCGTGTACGGTTCGCGAAATATCCTCACCAATTCGGTTGAACGAGCGCAATAGTGGCGCATTGAGGGTATCACTGGTGTCGATCCTGACGGTAAGATCACCTTCAGACAGATGTGCCGCGGCTTGTTTAAGCTGAGCTAATAATCCAGTGACGGAGCTAATAGCACAAACCACCACCAAGTGATAAAGCAGCAAGAGTGCGAGCCATAACCATGATTGTTCAATGAATAGCTCAATAGCAATAGGAAGAATGAACAAGGTTAGCAGCATTGACCACTGCATCGAAGAGAGTCGATTTAAGCTAGAAAATAATGATCTAAACATACGCCAGCTCCTTGGCCGGAAATCTGTTACTCACTTCATTAAATTTAGGCGATAGATACAGAATGACCCACCGAAATCAGACAATAATTTGATTAAAATTAATTCTAAAGGGCTAGTTTTCTAAGTTGCTCACCTTAGTCTTCGGTGAGCTCACTGAAGGTAGCTTGAAAATAGTCCCACACTAACTGACCAACGGGGCCAAGCGCTGTGGTTTTCTTGCGCGCAACATATATGGGTACGTTGAGTGGTTCAATAGTTGAAACAGGGATGAGCCCTGGTTCATGCTCGATTTCATGTGTGGCGAGTCGTCCCCAACCTAAGCCACTTTTTATCAGCGACTTTTTTGTTTGGTGATCAGAGACATACCACTGCAAGGCTTGCTTGACGATCCCCGAGTCTGGGTTTGACTTGTAGGATGATTTAACCACGACTTGCGGGTATTCATACAAATCACTCTGTTTGATTTGGTCTAGCTTAGCCAAAGGGAACTGGTCTGAAATGAATACGGGCAAACTCAGGCTATCAATACGCTGATACTCCACCAACTCTTGGTTTAGCTCTCTTACGGCATAAATACCGATATCCACTTTATCATCCAACAACATACGCTCGCCTGAGGCGGTTTCTATGTCTAGATGAATTACAGTCTCTGGATAGGATTGCTTAATGTGTTTGAGAAGCTCGGTTACTTTGTCGGTCGGGAAGATCGCACTAATACTGATTTTAAGTTCACTTTCGACTTCACTGTTCATCTGACGCGCGAAAAGGTCGAACTCGTTGGCAGCATCGAGCAAGCGCTGGATTTTTTGCAGCAGAACTTTGCCTTCTCTGGTAAGAGTCGGGCGGTAAGTGTCACGATCAAAAATCTCTATTTGATAGTGATCTTCAACCTGTTTAACGGAATAAGACACCGCGCTACGCGCTTTAAATAGCTTTTCGCTTGCTTGGCGAAAGCTACCTTCCTGATGAATCACGTTAACAACGTGTAAATGTTCTAAGGCAATCATGGTCTAATAATATGACCGTTATGGTCTAAAAGCTATGCTTTTTTCGTTCATGTCTCTCTTCTAAAGTAACTCCATCGCCAGAAAATACTCAGCTTAACCAAGCGGTTTGTTCGTACTGGCAGAAGATGGCCAACTATTTTGAACATTTAGGAGTGAGACTATGACTTTCCAGATTTTAACGACCCCAGATAGCGCATTTGTCGACCTACCTGACTACCCATTTGCCCCCAACTATATCGAGGTTGAGGGAATGCAAATGCACTTCATTGATGAGGGCGAAAAGGACGCTCAGGCTATTTTTCTGCTTCATGGTCAGCCTTCGTGGAGCTATCTCTACCGCCATATGGTGCCTGTGCTCGTGAAGGCAGGATATCGCGTCATTGCCCCTGACCTAATTGGCTTTGGTAAGTCTGATAAGCCAGCGACAAGTGATGTGCACACCTACGCAAATCATGTTCGTTGGATGACAAGCTTTATTCGTCAAATTGGTGTTCGCCATGGTGCGGCATTTATGCAGGATTGGGGTGGAATGATTGGCTTACGCGCTTTAGCGAATGAACCTCAATGGTTAGATCGTTTGGTCGTCGCCAATACTGCTCTCGCTGAGATGAACGGCTTAGAAAAGTTTATGGTGCCAAAAGTGTTGAAGGTCATGGCTGCTGCGGCAGGTAAAGCAACGCTCGCTAAATTGTCACACAAGATCAACTACGGCAATTGGGCTGGATACTTCAGACATAGCGAACAGCTAGAGATTGGCAAAGTCATCCAAATATTGACGACCAAAGAGCTGAGTAGTGAGGAAATGCGAGCCTACGATGCACCGTTCCCGTCATCTGAGTTCTATGCAGCACCACGAAAAATGCCTGAAATCGTTGCCGCTGAACTTGATGAAGTGAATAAGGATTGGAGAAAACTTAAACAGTGGCGCAAGCCCGTGTTGACACTATTTAGCGATCAAGACCCATTCCTTGCAGGACAAGGCTACGACGAGAAATTCCAGAATAATTTCCCTGGTGCTTCGGGCCAACCACATATCACGATAAACAACGCATCCCACTTTTTACAAGAAGATCAATCTGTCCAACTAGCCAACAAAATGGTCGATTGGTTAGAGCAAACACAATATAAACAAGAGAAGGTAACAGTATGAAAGTATTAGCAATTGGAGCAAATGGTGTCATTGGACAAGCCGTCGTTAACCAACTGAGTCAGAATCATCAAGTGATAGCGGTTGGGCATAGCCGTGGAGAGGTGACCGTCGACATTGAAGATCAAGCGTCGATCAGAGCTTTGTTTGAGCACGTTGGTCAGGTAGATGCGATTGTTTCTATGGCGGGTAACGGTGAAATGGGCAGTATCGCAGACATGCCAAGCTCAGGTTATGCGGAGGTTTTAAAGGGTAAGCTGATGGGGCAGGTTAACCTCGTTCGTATTGGTCTGGAATATTTGAAAGAGGGAGGTTCTATTACCTTAACTTCTGGTCAGGCTGCCAACTACCCAATGGCGGGTACAGCGGCGATTTCTATTGGTGTAGCTGGTATTAATGCGTTTGTCGGTGTTGCTGCCTTAGAGCTTGAAGAGGGTAAGCGTATCAATGCGGTCAGCCCTGCTGTAGTTAAAGAGACTTTAGAGCAATGGGGCGTTGATAGCAGCACAGGAATTCCTGCAAGTGAGGTGGCTAAATTCTATCAACACAGTATTGAAGGGAGTGACAACGGACAAATCTTTGATGCTGTTTTAGCTCACTAGTATTAACAAATGCAAAACGCTCAACAGATGGTATGTCTGTTGGGCGTTTCTTTCAAAGTGAGCAGCGAGTCGACCAGGCACTATTTATCTTCAAGCTGATAGGCCATTGGAAAGACTACGGTGATCGGGTGGGGAGCAGTGTGCTTTGGAAACTTTGTTGCGAGTATTGTTTTTGTTGCAGCGGTATCCAAAATGGTATGCCCTGAACTTTCTAATATAGTGAGCCCAATGACACTCCCTTTTTGATTGATGTCTGTCTGTATCATTGCGGTACCTTCCAGCGACAGACTTCTTGCCTCTTGTGGATAGTACAGATTAGATGACAGCCTTTTGATGTATTCTTGCTGATCAAACCCTACCGCATCAGTTGTGTGTGTGGCTGTAGTACAACCTACTGCGAGCAGAGACCATAGTAAAAATAACATTCTTATCGAGATGGATTGATAGATCGATTTCATATTCAAGACAATAAGGCCCATCTATTTTTTCGTTCCAATCACTTGGAATTGATCGACGAACATACCTTGGCTAATCATCCAAGTATCTTTAGGTTTATAGAAGTAAAACTCCCACGTTACTGGATGATTTTCATGCTTTGCCACTTCCACAATACGGACCAGAGAAGGAGATAATTCTTCATAATGAATATTCTCCACTCCAATGATTGAACCGTACATGGCTAGCACTACTCCAAGTTGTTGTTTGAGAAGAGTTAGTTGTTGTTTATTGGCGCTAATCGTCGGATTATTGCTAAATAGCTTATCGATAGCTTGAGTTGATTGTTCAGAAGAAAGCTCTTTGAAGAATTTGTCTACCTGCTCTTTAGGCTGACC harbors:
- a CDS encoding beta-N-acetylhexosaminidase, coding for MNKATLALLISGLMAGQTAMAMAPNTDLNLMPYPQEVELGKGQIALDKDFSIYVKGYDSERVQFNVKRTMERLYRQTGLPMLHWQAESEKDATLVIDIRKAPKSQVQDIESDESYQLDAKNGQIVIRSERPYGALHGLETFLQLVTTDAKGYHVPEVSIEDEPRFKWRGVSYDTSRHFIEFDVILRQLDAMASAKMNVFHWHIWDDQAIRIQLDNYTKLWSETADGDYYTKDEIRYVVNYARNLGIRVIPEISLPGHASAVAHAYPELMSGVGEQAYPQQRGWGVFEPLMDPTNPELYTMLESVFDEVVELFPDEYFHIGGDEPNYKQWKENPNIQKFIADNNLDGERGLQSYLNTKVEKMLEQRGKKMSGWDEIWHKDLPTSIVIQSWRGHDSIGRAAKEGYQGVLSTGYYLDQPQPTSYHYRNDPMPAGITVDDKLHSGERFATYDWVKPRNKGGPRKGNLTIIEAKDGTYRAFTDYNGKSRQEVHILEYVPGKVFRGHFDNFMSYTEFNYEFAGGKLKPSSYQLIGNVRWPATGELVAGSSIKGSVIPQPNGGYPAELTKDEQKLILGGEITIWGENLDSMTIEQRLWPRSYAIAERLWSSQELTDERSMYRRMNVMDTWSEVSVGLRHHADANMMLKRLANGADVMPLQTLAKYIEPAQYYARHWEKWISTPNKGDLYNQYERLNRFADALPVESLAVYQMNDLVEAFAKGDKAALVTLQGYYQAVKFAATQAKPIFAANVASVDTVAVADASVRVADLALTLIETAKQGHQVRAADAAEYQALIDQNAIIIDETIVAIVKPTESLLKTLSK
- a CDS encoding lactonase family protein, translating into MQVSGHLRFFIGTYTDSPSQSQGIAQISLNPQTGELTRLDNFYPLRNLSYLKQTRQALYSFSEVAQQDGAQLVCMQGGINHALPILGDYPCHLDVCENNQYLAVANYGSGDVNVFALGDDGVPRELVTTLFEEGKGPNLDRQASPHAHQVVFQRTEKALVSVDLGSDAIRFYHIEQNQFLLQQTLALTPGSGPRHLVFNRSEDKAYVVCELSETLVVLTKTGAGWQVSQQSDLIPNREKGEAASAIKLSLDERFIYVSCRQQNVLSCFDVSQPTAQWLGLTDCGGDFPRDFTISACGEWVVVANQHSNNLTSFRRDLKTGALVATGYQCQVAAPVCVIEQNND
- a CDS encoding RidA family protein, with amino-acid sequence MTIHRINPTKRWSDVTVFNGIAHFVEVAETDTSADIKGQVQQIFDQAEQMLASVDSDKTRILSVTIYVTDFANFDALNEVWDNWFVEGTAPSRACVKVELADPNLLVEMAFVAAAGEKYQ
- a CDS encoding bacteriohemerythrin, which produces MFRSLFSSLNRLSSMQWSMLLTLFILPIAIELFIEQSWLWLALLLLYHLVVVCAISSVTGLLAQLKQAAAHLSEGDLTVRIDTSDTLNAPLLRSFNRIGEDISRTVHALRKSTARLVEVAGTVQKDSGISKTGALGQKQDVDSAKEIIGQLSEITQNVSSYCESTATLANQAKVKADQGTRDMIALEQALDNANQHIDNSNEHFQSLMEETAQISQVMETIGSIAEQTNLLALNAAIESARAGEQGRGFAVVADEVRSLSQRTQEATEEIRTKITNLQAKTDDVLETMQENKSSMQRSLEIASTAEHTFKELNQQIDEVRTYGQHIAQSSEQQLGQTHSLQESLALIASESDNNVRATQETLIASITVRNLSGEIDSLLHRFATDANQIEAHEAKREKLMEWNAQLDIGLPEINRQHQTLLHLINELYYLLKHNYGLSSIKRVVQGLIDYTANHFAYEETLFEQIGYEQTSHHVEAHQQLVKEVLDFQRRVERGEDIGDELMTFLKNWLKNHIMKEDKAYVDSFKNNNLN
- a CDS encoding LysR family transcriptional regulator encodes the protein MIALEHLHVVNVIHQEGSFRQASEKLFKARSAVSYSVKQVEDHYQIEIFDRDTYRPTLTREGKVLLQKIQRLLDAANEFDLFARQMNSEVESELKISISAIFPTDKVTELLKHIKQSYPETVIHLDIETASGERMLLDDKVDIGIYAVRELNQELVEYQRIDSLSLPVFISDQFPLAKLDQIKQSDLYEYPQVVVKSSYKSNPDSGIVKQALQWYVSDHQTKKSLIKSGLGWGRLATHEIEHEPGLIPVSTIEPLNVPIYVARKKTTALGPVGQLVWDYFQATFSELTED
- a CDS encoding haloalkane dehalogenase — encoded protein: MTFQILTTPDSAFVDLPDYPFAPNYIEVEGMQMHFIDEGEKDAQAIFLLHGQPSWSYLYRHMVPVLVKAGYRVIAPDLIGFGKSDKPATSDVHTYANHVRWMTSFIRQIGVRHGAAFMQDWGGMIGLRALANEPQWLDRLVVANTALAEMNGLEKFMVPKVLKVMAAAAGKATLAKLSHKINYGNWAGYFRHSEQLEIGKVIQILTTKELSSEEMRAYDAPFPSSEFYAAPRKMPEIVAAELDEVNKDWRKLKQWRKPVLTLFSDQDPFLAGQGYDEKFQNNFPGASGQPHITINNASHFLQEDQSVQLANKMVDWLEQTQYKQEKVTV
- a CDS encoding short chain dehydrogenase, giving the protein MKVLAIGANGVIGQAVVNQLSQNHQVIAVGHSRGEVTVDIEDQASIRALFEHVGQVDAIVSMAGNGEMGSIADMPSSGYAEVLKGKLMGQVNLVRIGLEYLKEGGSITLTSGQAANYPMAGTAAISIGVAGINAFVGVAALELEEGKRINAVSPAVVKETLEQWGVDSSTGIPASEVAKFYQHSIEGSDNGQIFDAVLAH
- a CDS encoding energy transducer TonB, with the translated sequence MGLIVLNMKSIYQSISIRMLFLLWSLLAVGCTTATHTTDAVGFDQQEYIKRLSSNLYYPQEARSLSLEGTAMIQTDINQKGSVIGLTILESSGHTILDTAATKTILATKFPKHTAPHPITVVFPMAYQLEDK